GGCGCGTGGGCGCTCATCCGCGAGCTGATGTTCGGCAACCGGACGGAACAGATGGCCCGGATCCTGGCCGAGGAAGGCCGGCTGCCGGTGGATGACCTCCCGCGGACGCCTGCCGGACGGATTGTTCGCGAAGCCGCGGACGCCCAGTTCCCTCAGTACAAGGCAGAAACCGAGGCCGCGCCCGAGGATTGGCGCAGCTGGTTCCGGTTGTCCTGCGCCTACGACGCCGCCGGAGACCGCACGCGCGCCCGGCGCACCATGCGGCAGGCCGGCAGGCTCTACGCGGGAACCCGGAACCAGCCCGGAGCCTAGCGCTTCTGCCGGGCCGGGGGCGTGGCCCGGCCGCTCTTGCCGCGGGCCAGCCGGGAGGCACCCGAGGTGACCAGTTCCAGCGGACCGCGTGCGTCGATGCGCTGGAACAGTACGGCCAGGACCACCAGGATAGCGACTTGGATCCAGTACACCGGCAACGGTTCCAGGGGCGGGCTCTGCTGGTCCACCATGGTCATCACCCATACATGCAGGCTGTACAGGGTGAGGGTCATTGCTCCGGCCGCGGACAGAGGCAGCAGGAGGTTCGGCCGGGCACGCGTCAACAGCAGGCAGACGCCCAGCACCGCGGCTGCGGTGCCTGCGGTGTGCAGCATATCGAGGCTGGTGTTGGAATGCGGTCCTGCCAAAGCGAGCCACCACCAGGAACCGGTCTGCTCCACCGAACTGAGATTGACCTCCAACATCCGTGCCAGGGGCCACCGCTGCCCGGACTCCGTGGCCCTGAGGACATCAAAACCGCCCAGCTCGCCAAGCAGGTAATAGGAGACCAACTTGGCGGTCACGGCGGCAAACACCCCGCCCGTGAGCAGTCCCACCTGAACCGGCAGGCTGGTCAGCGCCAGGCGCCCGATCACCAGCCCCAGCAGGATATAGCTCAGCCACTGCAGCACTGGATAGAACCCCGTGACGAAGACATCGGCTGCCAGCGCGGCGGGGGAGAGGAACGCGTCCCAGGTGATGTTTCCATCGACATCCGACGGCGAGAGGTTCCGCAGCAGCCAGTCCCGCGCCACGTAGGCAAGTACCGGGGACAGCAGCAGCCAGGCCCCGGCCCAGACGGCCAGCCGGCGCAGCGGCATGCCCAGGAACGGCAGCGCCAGCAGGAACAGGACGGCGTAATGGAAGAGGATGACGGCGATGGTGGTTTCCAGTCCGCCCAGCACCAGGCCCACCAGGGCGATGATGAGTGCGCGCACCGCAATTCCGCGCCGGTCCCGGTTCACTGCCTTCGCCTCATGGGGTTCGCTGCCGCCGGTCAGCAGTGCCAGCCCGACACCGGCAACCACCGCGAACAAGGCCGAGGAACGACCGGAGAACACAAGCCCGGTCAGGCTGGGATCGCCGGTTTCCTGGTTGTAGAGCGGCAGCACGTGCGTCGCGATCATGCCCAGCAGGGCGATCCCGCGGGCAGCATCGATGCCGGTCAGGCGGCGTTGGTTCATGCACAGAATCGTCTCACAGGACACTGCAGGCGGCCGTCGCCGCCCTGAAGCTCGGCCGGCTTCTACTTCCTACGCCTTGTTGTCCCATTGCGCTGCGTAACGGGTAACGTTTTACCCATGGATTTCCAAAACAGCACGCTTCCTTTCGGCACCCTCGTCACCGCCATGGTGACCCCGTTTACCGAGGACGGGGAAGTGGACTTCGATGCCACTGCCTACCTCGCGAACAAGCTCGTCGAAGACGGCTGCGACGGCCTGGTGGTTTCCGGCACCACCGGTGAAACCTCCACGCTGGAAGACAGCGAGAAGGAAGACCTGTTCCGGGTGGTTGCCCAGACCGTCGGCGGCCGTGCCAAGGTCATTGCCGGCACCGGCACCAACCACACGTCCCACTCCGTGGAGATGGCCCGCCGCGCAGAGCGTGCCGGGGTTGACGGCCAGCTCGTGGTTACCCCGTATTACAACAAGCCGACGCAGGCGGGCGTGATCGCGCACTTCGACGCCGTCACCGCCGCCACCGACCTTCCGGTCATGGTGTACGACATTCCCGGCCGCGCCGGCATCGCCCTGAGCACCTCCACTATCTTCAAGCTGGCCGAGAACCCCCGGATCCTGGCGCTGAAGGACGCGAAGGCGGACTTCGCCGGCATCACCCGCGTGCTGGCCAACACCACCCTGGATGTCTACGCCGGTGATGACGGGCTGACCCTGCCGTGGATGGCCGCCGGCGCCGTCGGCGTCGTCAGCGTGTCCGCGCACGTAGCCACCGCGCAGTTCCGCGCCTTGGTCGATGCCGCGGCAGCAGGGGACTTCGCCACCGCCCGCCGCATCCACTTCGAACTTGATCCGGTGGTCCGTGCAGTCATGACCCACATTCCCGGCACCGTTTCGACCAAGCAGATCCTGGCGATGCAGAAGGTCATTCCCACCGCAACCGTCCGGCTGCCGCTGGTGGCGCCCGACGCCGTCGAAATGGAAACCATCCTGACCGATCTGGCTGAAGCCGGCATGGACTTCTCCCGGACCGAGGCGTAGGCAATCATGAGCGAATTCCCCGAAACCGCCGGACCCGGCCTGCTGACCCCGCCGCCGCTGGAGGCAGGAACCCTGAGGATCGTCGCGTTGGGCGGCCTCGGGGAAATCGGCCGGAACATGGCCGTCTTCGAAATCGACGGCAAGCTGCTCATCGTGGACTGCGGCGTCCTCTTCCCCGAGGAAACCCAGCCCGGCGTCGACCTCATCCTGCCGGACTTCTCCTACATCGAGGACCGCCTGGACGACGTGGTCGGCGTCGTGCTCACCCACGGACATGAGGACCACATCGGCGCGGTGCCGTACCTGCTGCGGCTGAAGAACGACATCCCGCTGATCGGCTCGCAGCTGACGCTGGCGCTGGTGGAAGCGAAGCTGCAGGAACACCGCATCAAGCCGTTCTCCCTGACTGTCACCGAGGGGCAGATCGAGCAGCTCGGCCCGTTCGAGTGCGAATTCGTAGCGGTCAACCACTCCATCCCCGATGCGCTGGCCGTGTTCATCCGCACCGAGGCCGGCACCGTGCTGCACACCGGCGACTTCAAGATGGACCAACTGCCCCTGGACGGCCGGATCACGGACCTGCGCGCCTTCGCCCGGCTGGGCGAAGAGGGCGTGGACCTGTTTATGGCCGACTCGACCAACGCCGACGTCCCCGGGTTCACCACCGCGGAACGCGAAATCGGCCCGGTGCTGCAGGAACTGTTCGGCAAGGTGGACAAGCGGATCATTGTCGCTTCCTTCTCTTCCCACATCCACCGCGTGCAGCAGGTCCTCGACGCCGCCGCCGCGCACAACCGCTTCGTCTGCTTTGTCGGCCGGTCCATGGTGCGCAACATGGCCATCGCCGAAAAGCTCGGCTACCTCCACGTGCCCGAGGGAATCCTTGTGGACCTGAAAAACGTCGACGAGCTGCCGGACAACAAGGTGGTGCTGATGTCCACCGGGTCGCAGGGCGAACCCATGGCGGCCCTGTCCCGGATGGCCAACGGCGACCACCGTATCCGGATCGGCAAGGGGGACACCGTCATCCTGGCTTCGTCCCTGATTCCGGGCAACGAAAACGCCGTGTTCCGCGTGATCAACGGACTAATGCGCCTGGGTGCCGACGTCGTACACAAGGGCAACGCGAAAATCCACGTCTCCGGGCACGCAGCCGCCGGGGAACTGCTCTACTGCTACAACATCCTGCGGCCGAAGAACGCCATGCCGGTGCACGGCGAGACCCGGCACCTCATCGCCAACGGCCGCCTGGCCGCCGCCACCGGTGTCCCGGAGCAGAACATCATCCTGGCCGACGACGGCACAGTGGTCGACCTGCGCGACGGCAAGGCCCGCGTGGTCGGGGAAGTGGAATGCGGCTTCGTCTACGTGGACGGGTCCAGCGTCGGAGCGATCACCGACACCGACCTGAAGGACCGGCGGATCCTCAGCGAGGAAGGCTTCATCTCCATCATCTCCGTGGTGAACCGCAGTACCGGCACCATCGTCTCCGGCCCCGAGATCCACGCCCGCGGCTTTGCCGAGGGCGACGCGGTCTTTGACGAGATCATCCCCAAGATCAGTGCGGCCCTGGAAGAAGCGGTGCGCTCCAACACTGACCACACCACCTACCAGCTGCAGCAGGTGGTCCGGCGGGTCGTGGGTACCTGG
This genomic stretch from Arthrobacter sp. zg-Y1110 harbors:
- a CDS encoding ribonuclease J — encoded protein: MSEFPETAGPGLLTPPPLEAGTLRIVALGGLGEIGRNMAVFEIDGKLLIVDCGVLFPEETQPGVDLILPDFSYIEDRLDDVVGVVLTHGHEDHIGAVPYLLRLKNDIPLIGSQLTLALVEAKLQEHRIKPFSLTVTEGQIEQLGPFECEFVAVNHSIPDALAVFIRTEAGTVLHTGDFKMDQLPLDGRITDLRAFARLGEEGVDLFMADSTNADVPGFTTAEREIGPVLQELFGKVDKRIIVASFSSHIHRVQQVLDAAAAHNRFVCFVGRSMVRNMAIAEKLGYLHVPEGILVDLKNVDELPDNKVVLMSTGSQGEPMAALSRMANGDHRIRIGKGDTVILASSLIPGNENAVFRVINGLMRLGADVVHKGNAKIHVSGHAAAGELLYCYNILRPKNAMPVHGETRHLIANGRLAAATGVPEQNIILADDGTVVDLRDGKARVVGEVECGFVYVDGSSVGAITDTDLKDRRILSEEGFISIISVVNRSTGTIVSGPEIHARGFAEGDAVFDEIIPKISAALEEAVRSNTDHTTYQLQQVVRRVVGTWVNRRLRRRPMIVPVVVEA
- the dapA gene encoding 4-hydroxy-tetrahydrodipicolinate synthase: MDFQNSTLPFGTLVTAMVTPFTEDGEVDFDATAYLANKLVEDGCDGLVVSGTTGETSTLEDSEKEDLFRVVAQTVGGRAKVIAGTGTNHTSHSVEMARRAERAGVDGQLVVTPYYNKPTQAGVIAHFDAVTAATDLPVMVYDIPGRAGIALSTSTIFKLAENPRILALKDAKADFAGITRVLANTTLDVYAGDDGLTLPWMAAGAVGVVSVSAHVATAQFRALVDAAAAGDFATARRIHFELDPVVRAVMTHIPGTVSTKQILAMQKVIPTATVRLPLVAPDAVEMETILTDLAEAGMDFSRTEA
- a CDS encoding heparan-alpha-glucosaminide N-acetyltransferase domain-containing protein yields the protein MNQRRLTGIDAARGIALLGMIATHVLPLYNQETGDPSLTGLVFSGRSSALFAVVAGVGLALLTGGSEPHEAKAVNRDRRGIAVRALIIALVGLVLGGLETTIAVILFHYAVLFLLALPFLGMPLRRLAVWAGAWLLLSPVLAYVARDWLLRNLSPSDVDGNITWDAFLSPAALAADVFVTGFYPVLQWLSYILLGLVIGRLALTSLPVQVGLLTGGVFAAVTAKLVSYYLLGELGGFDVLRATESGQRWPLARMLEVNLSSVEQTGSWWWLALAGPHSNTSLDMLHTAGTAAAVLGVCLLLTRARPNLLLPLSAAGAMTLTLYSLHVWVMTMVDQQSPPLEPLPVYWIQVAILVVLAVLFQRIDARGPLELVTSGASRLARGKSGRATPPARQKR